The nucleotide window TCTTGTTGACTCTGCGCTCACAAACACCTGTGCTCCCTTCATTTTGATCCCTGCATCGAATGAAGCAGAATTTTAGTTCCTATAGGTAAATTATCTAGGGATGACGTCATCTTACGTTTAAGATGTCAATTTATCTCAGGTTTTAACAAGTTGGATGGCACCTCTGGAGCTCCGTACATTACAGACTGCCTTGAATCAGATAACGGTAGACATTGTACATTTCCAGAATAGTAATAGTTATTTGGGCAGTGTCACCTTTGTATAGTCAACTACTGTAACAATAAAACTGCAGCCACAGGACCAAGTTTACACTATTCAAAAGACCAAAATAAACCCTGTCCCACACACAAGAAAACACTCAAGTAATTTATGTCGTGTGTTTTTTTCGGAGTAGGACCAATCAACTGCAGCCGAAGGTTTTGAGTGCACCAATTCAACAGAATGCTGAAATTTGTTAAAAGTTGAATCTAAATGAATCAGAAAACACTTAAATATCTGTCAGCATATGACAAAAATATgcatggattgcacatgacgtcactgaccaccatctttgatgtaaaacaatgggaAAGTGGTACACGTTTACGCACTGTGCAGCACGACACTCGGCCAATGATAGCCATTTAGTGTACGAGCGTGTATGTAAGGCCACCGGGGCTAGACCAATGATATAGCCTCTCACGCGTGCACGTATGATCAAAACTGGCGGCTAATGCAGGGGTTGTAAACCTACATTCGACTAAGTCTGGATAGGGGCTGATGACGACCTTCACAACGACGAGATTATCTCCAAGGTCAACCATCCACCAAGGGTTGATCTCCTCATCTAAGACAAAATGATGGAAAtgcaaaattgtcaaaataatgtTGTCATCAAGCAGGATAACTGTCTGAAAGGCACTGGGAACCTTaggtcaaagaccagggcctaatttcataaagcctgtaagcacaacaatttgctaagcatgaattttcttcaggattaaaaaaaaataaaaacaggatcaccaaccaaatttctacgtgataTCCAGGATTtttacaagcaaacaacagctgaatgccagtaacaaacaatctgcaacaaattaaaacttggttggtgattttgtttttatcaacgaAGAatataattcaattcaattcaattcaattcaattcaatttatttatttcatcacagattacaagtaaaaagtggagaaaaaaaaattccctgtgtgcactaaaagatttaaatttgatacttatataaaaaaaacattacattttaaaaacacagaatcttcatgctaagcaaatttttgtgcttacaggcttcatgcaattgggcccagaattctcacttggtgtatcctataCATTATTCATTAAATAAACAATGTGTGAAAACTttggcttaatcggtcatcgaagttgcaagagaacaatgacagaaaaacaccctttttgcattacttcgtgtgctttaagatgcataCTAAAAGGCTTAAtcttaaaaatgtataaagtgttttattatttgagtgtaAACAATTcccctttttctcaaaaactacgagactatagagggagccgtttctagtttaaataattaccagtagtgtccagtgccttcaaaccTGTGCAGCCTTTTAGTAAGGAACTCCATTGTCGccggacttgcaattacaaggttgtgggttttttAGAGTCTCCCAAGCTAACCGCAtggtttcacaatgactagaatagtATTGTCGCCAAGGTACTGAATGgcattgttttgatttgtgcaattcatcaATGTTTGTTCTATCTATTTAGGCTGTAcaccttttttatattttcacagAAGGTATAAAACATACGTACTAGTCTGACTACAGGTGAAGTCCAGGACACCATCCACTGAAGCTGACGCGTTATGGGTAAGAACGCTGCTCTGCCAGGTCGGTTGTCCTGCAAGAATTGGATCCTGCCCTGTAATAGTAAAACACAGAAACAGTGTTCGAAGTATACAAAACATTTTACGGAAACACTATGGATGccacatgaataaaacaaatctctCTTTGTACATGATAAGTTATCATGTACTTACGTACGTGACgagttatcgtgtacgtacacgataagttatcaTGTACGTGCACGACAAGTTATcattattatgtacgtacacgatacgTTTTAAGTTTATTCTTGTACGTACATTATAAACTATCATGTACGTAAATGAGGTCAACCTACTGACTTGCCTTTAACGAAAGCAGACACCCCACAGAATGCCAAGATGCCTTGTTTTCCTTCAATGCCGAGGCTGAGATACCGACCGTAAGCTTCACCTTCGCATATAACATCGACGCCTACCACGACGATCGGACTACCGCACGGTTCACCAGAGCCTTTATCCAGGCTGCTGCTCACGCGAAATTGAGCTCCGATGACATTGGtctctggaaaaaataacaaatttacacGGTACTCAGATACTAAGTTGTCAAAATAACATAGGCTACCTATAGCAAGCAAatacacatagtgttaccgcaaactaaatacgtattaatattaaaattgtaaTTCTTACTTGCCATTTCGCAGGGTAAGATGGCCAGTCTTTCGATTTGGTAACTCTTCCCCATGTCAACAGTCCACCATGGCTCATACTCAAAGTCTGgtttaaatttaaatcaaacaaatacaatGTTAACAGGAACATAATACCTTCAGTTTTTTGAAACGTTCTATTCATGTAATCCTAGTTTGATATCTACAATAAAACTAtaaagtacacatttttttcaaaaggtgcACTGGTAGCGCTTTCAGATaccgccgaaaatccggagcaaaACGCAAAACGCTACACTGACGCGCACGTTTTCACGTTtttcatttgcctcctttgacctcagtgagggtgctttttgaccccagtgagggcgctttttgaccacAGTGAGTGCGCTTTTTGAccgagtgagggcgcttttgaccccagtgagtgCGCTTTTGACCCatgtgagggtgctttttgaccccagtgagggcgctttttgaccccagtgagggcgctttttgaccccagtgagggcgctttttaagcgtgtgacgtcacaagCCAGGGGTAGGAAGAATAATCAGTAATTGGAATAAACAATCTGAAAAACGTTTCTGACAAAAAACGTTTCTCAGTATTTGTGGGtgatcaaaatgtttttaaaacaacaataaaaaaacatcactaCGAAGTGAAAGATTCTCAACATGCTTTATACAATCGAAAAATGCTATCATTATTATAAGCGATTTCTAAGTGTGCATCTTCCATATGAGCAGATCCGTTATAATAGTTGACTACAAACAATGTGACGTGACTATAAATCGCCAGCAGGTTACAATATATCCTTTGAGggagtgtttgctctgaaaagagccggtttggtctcgacgtttcaaggagtatactctgctcgtctttaggAGAAATGCAACATAAAGAATgtgtatgttgttgttgttacctGTGCTCATTCTGGTGTTTGATTTAAGATCTACCCCAAACTGACCGAATCCAGGGGACGAGGTTGAGCTTTGGACCGCCTCCGTTCCATGTGACAAAACATCTGTATCAGGACATTGGGTATAAATTGTTCGTATCAATGAGTATGAGAAAATAcagttagctgttgcaaaatgCTTCCCAACTAAAATTACCTGTTCGTGTTCATTGTACTGTCAATTATAGCGttcgaaaaagactctgctagggtcgaaacgtcaggccataacTATTGTTTGCATCAAACAAATATGTTGAGAGAAATCATACTTTGCTAGATTGTTAACATGTTCGATCACTGATATCATTTTCGCTGTGATTTTGATTTGTATCGCTGTGACAATCATCGTTACGTACCGTCATGTTTGATGGACGGTAACGTAAAAGTATACAAAGCCATTGCGACGTACATTTGTTTCGTCGCTATCAATTAAGGGGAACGTTGCCTTCGGATTGGGCGCTTTTGgctgtgacaaaaaaaaatgtttataactttagaataaaacatgaatttgttttaacattgtttcacaatccacaaaaaaatatgtgaacattcaaatgtgagcGTCTTTTCTTCTTGAAGATTGCCTGGATCTGGAACtgcgtcgatttcacaaactcttcctaacttaggattaatcttatgacttaggacgagtcccaaccctgcactgtagcatgtaaGTCTTAAGagtaatcctaagttaggacgagttactcgtcctactcgagataagacgagtcccaaatctttgtgaaatcgacggctggttgcCTAGCCTGAAAATTGCCTCATGTGGCATGGTTCTTTACCTCTGTCGATCCAGTCGACGCGCCCTCCCTTCCCAAAGGCTACGATGGGCTGGCTCAACCTCACTCCTTGGAGAATACTTTCTAGATCTTGCTGCGCAAAGACGAGCCAGCCAGAAACGGGCAATTCTTTTCTCGTCTCCACCGAGTGTATTCCAAGCAACTCGGCACTTGATGGGAAAGTTAGCCTGTCAATATTCAGTTGAGACTGGGTTATTTGATGATGGTATTGTACTGTTCctctttattttaaaggcactgaagccaaaacctttggtaatttttaaagaccagtaaaataaaaaaaatccgtgaacattttgcaaagttgcaagagattaatgaaagaaaaacacactctTTG belongs to Asterias rubens chromosome 6, eAstRub1.3, whole genome shotgun sequence and includes:
- the LOC117291359 gene encoding uncharacterized protein LOC117291359, translating into MTSLREALCLVTINAHTCSVGHEQSQDMTMKWVTVSPAEPCDCSMIMLGGVNIKPVQHVYRHVHSKQPFFDAEPDVIKRHFNCDKMSKSTDTNWVEILSFNQSDQEMYYNLDVLEDWNNLGVQQVNISVGSKHLIDPVLELSFDGRGSSNTSWFVHNRLLNSPWTDLDPNAEFKLNWERQGLTFPSSAELLGIHSVETRKELPVSGWLVFAQQDLESILQGVRLSQPIVAFGKGGRVDWIDRDVLSHGTEAVQSSTSSPGFGQFGVDLKSNTRMSTDFEYEPWWTVDMGKSYQIERLAILPCEMAKTNVIGAQFRVSSSLDKGSGEPCGSPIVVVGVDVICEGEAYGRYLSLGIEGKQGILAFCGVSAFVKGQDPILAGQPTWQSSVLTHNASASVDGVLDFTCSQTNEEINPWWMVDLGDNLVVVKVVISPYPDLVEWIKMKGAQVFVSAESTRYSGAACGSPLRLEDVTSHAPFLIDCQRDILGRYVFIEGTTRLSMCEVEIFGKINGNVEVADTIRMQALIRSE